Proteins from a genomic interval of Diaminobutyricimonas aerilata:
- a CDS encoding C40 family peptidase — protein MTRAMEPRRPAGDLKKTTPVTAKSTRKGVAKNVAVMTLATGLVATLALPAYAFSTTTTANAESDAAAAEFRESNSQNVIVPADAAANVATRDNFTATTPEELAAARAAEQARQIAAQREQQRTQLASYSGPGASDFLANPPYPSFDGNQVVNVARQYLGVPYVYGGATPAGFDCSGLTMYVYAQFGISLPHSSARQGANGTKIAPADALPGDLVITDGGGHVGIYTGNGNFIDAPMPGRVVNERPIYTSNHYFVRYGI, from the coding sequence TTGACCCGAGCCATGGAACCGCGCCGACCGGCGGGCGACCTGAAGAAGACCACCCCCGTGACCGCGAAGTCCACCCGCAAGGGCGTCGCCAAGAACGTGGCCGTGATGACCCTGGCCACCGGCCTGGTCGCCACGCTGGCCCTCCCGGCCTACGCGTTCAGCACCACCACGACGGCGAACGCCGAATCGGATGCCGCGGCCGCCGAGTTCCGCGAGTCGAACTCGCAGAACGTGATCGTGCCGGCCGACGCCGCCGCGAACGTCGCCACCCGCGACAACTTCACCGCGACCACCCCGGAGGAGCTCGCCGCGGCGCGCGCCGCCGAACAGGCCCGCCAGATCGCCGCCCAGCGCGAGCAGCAGCGCACGCAGCTCGCCTCCTACAGCGGACCCGGCGCATCCGACTTCCTCGCGAACCCGCCCTACCCGAGCTTCGACGGCAACCAGGTCGTCAACGTCGCCCGCCAGTACCTCGGCGTCCCCTACGTCTACGGCGGCGCGACCCCGGCCGGCTTCGACTGCTCCGGCCTCACGATGTACGTGTACGCGCAGTTCGGCATCTCGCTGCCGCACTCCTCGGCCCGCCAGGGAGCCAACGGCACGAAGATCGCGCCGGCCGACGCGCTTCCGGGCGACCTCGTCATCACGGACGGCGGCGGACACGTCGGCATCTACACCGGCAACGGCAACTTCATCGACGCCCCCATGCCGGGCCGCGTCGTGAACGAGCGTCCGATCTACACGTCGAACCACTACTTCGTGCGGT
- a CDS encoding metal-dependent transcriptional regulator, which translates to MTDLVDTTEMYLRTILDLEEENIVPLRARISERLGHSGPTVSQTVGRMERDGLVVVEGDRHLALTEDGRRKATHVMRKHRLAERLLADVIGLDWAYVHEEACRWEHVMSEQVERRLLEMLNHPTESPYGNPIPGLDELGDSPTPRFMDGVISLTRVVAQSPDGAVGVIRRLGEPVQFDPELLQQLQDAGVKPGATARVSAAGTYVLVQVDGVESGLELPVEVATHIYLAA; encoded by the coding sequence ATGACGGATCTCGTCGACACGACCGAGATGTACCTGCGCACGATCCTCGATCTCGAGGAGGAGAACATCGTTCCGCTGCGCGCCCGTATCTCGGAGCGTCTCGGGCACTCGGGCCCGACCGTGTCGCAGACCGTCGGCCGCATGGAGCGTGACGGCCTCGTCGTCGTCGAAGGCGACCGCCACCTGGCCCTCACCGAGGACGGTCGCCGCAAGGCGACCCACGTGATGCGCAAGCACCGCCTCGCGGAGCGCCTCCTCGCCGACGTGATCGGCCTCGACTGGGCGTACGTGCACGAAGAGGCGTGTCGCTGGGAGCACGTGATGAGCGAGCAGGTCGAGCGCCGCCTGCTCGAGATGCTGAACCACCCCACCGAGTCGCCGTACGGCAACCCCATCCCGGGCCTCGACGAGCTCGGCGACAGCCCCACCCCGCGCTTCATGGACGGTGTCATCAGCCTCACCCGGGTGGTGGCCCAGTCGCCCGACGGAGCCGTCGGCGTCATCCGCCGCCTCGGTGAGCCGGTGCAGTTCGACCCCGAGCTGCTGCAGCAGCTGCAGGATGCGGGCGTCAAGCCGGGCGCGACCGCCCGCGTCTCCGCCGCCGGCACCTACGTGCTCGTGCAGGTCGACGGCGTCGAGTCCGGGCTCGAGCTGCCCGTCGAGGTCGCGACGCACATCTACCTCGCCGCCTGA
- a CDS encoding TIGR03773 family transporter-associated surface protein — MSEGRRRALSSRAAATIAAALVVGAGASAPVHAVGLPDVNAHGAVVLNGGTLTLASTLEGGHLSTRVETTDARHWAPENVIVHAPPSTATTVGAEQPHLGDPGTPIWTLPSEPTVDAPTLGWSIAGATAHEDVLWTLEAAEGAGDVVLTAQPASTEPLFSTRDGVDDTDAFPIPAGTTAAGPWAFTAEGVYCLSFTRSVTPTGGTTTTDAFPLTIAVGDVDVDGIDPADCTAEEPPVEEPTDPVWDVPNGAVNAAGATVLNDGHVDVAALVDGGALVTRVKDTTESSTPTWRDPDATVLQLLPGSRTTVPDLPAFSFLGVPGADLWQLSHIQQPGLLWPGWSTEAIPAGSLAGGVSWALTGADGPGDFLLYQPSAQLGAVDVLFSTRDGITAADGFAIPQATHAHGAWSFTAEGDYCLAFQRAATLPSGAVVRDDFTLAVAVGTADVMGLDPADCADRVGGDPGSTPPPPAPGPAPQTPDATAPVREVPAAQCTASATILSAGHIDYASRIVDGGLRSLIGDDTSGTKVYRDPEGVILWLKPDARLTLPGGYGAVGPAGSTVWQVPQSQNPALIWLGWNTESLNSGNARGTVSWSLDRVQGPGSVKVYLTGAFGGVQTMVFDGGGRYEIPLGVHAHANWAFSTEGVYRLTMTQAVTLSDGRRTSDTSTVTVAVGAVDPASAAAGTACGAVSRPLSLPHEKAGTLRSASQVSADAASADARPVRIEREGDDPVAAPFAALTSGAPVPLLLSVLGALLLAGAVFTGALWWTRSSATRSGVSRRAAR; from the coding sequence ATGTCCGAGGGTCGACGCCGTGCCCTGTCATCCCGCGCCGCCGCGACGATCGCCGCCGCTCTCGTCGTCGGGGCGGGCGCGTCCGCCCCGGTGCACGCGGTCGGGCTGCCCGACGTGAACGCCCACGGGGCCGTCGTGCTGAACGGCGGCACTCTCACCCTCGCGTCCACTCTCGAGGGCGGCCACCTCTCGACCCGGGTCGAGACCACGGATGCACGACACTGGGCGCCCGAGAACGTCATCGTGCACGCTCCGCCGAGCACCGCCACGACCGTCGGCGCCGAGCAGCCGCACCTCGGGGATCCGGGGACGCCGATCTGGACCCTGCCGTCGGAGCCGACCGTCGACGCCCCCACCCTGGGCTGGAGCATCGCGGGCGCGACCGCCCACGAGGACGTGCTCTGGACGCTCGAGGCCGCCGAGGGTGCCGGTGACGTCGTGCTGACGGCGCAGCCGGCGAGCACCGAACCCCTCTTCTCGACCCGCGACGGTGTCGACGACACCGATGCGTTCCCGATCCCCGCCGGCACGACGGCGGCGGGGCCGTGGGCGTTCACCGCCGAGGGCGTCTACTGCCTCTCGTTCACCCGCTCGGTCACCCCGACCGGCGGGACGACCACGACCGACGCCTTCCCCCTCACGATCGCGGTCGGCGATGTGGACGTGGACGGCATCGACCCGGCCGACTGCACCGCGGAGGAGCCGCCGGTCGAGGAACCGACGGACCCCGTCTGGGACGTGCCGAACGGCGCGGTCAACGCCGCCGGTGCCACCGTGCTCAACGACGGGCACGTCGACGTCGCCGCACTCGTCGACGGCGGCGCGCTCGTCACCCGCGTGAAGGACACGACCGAGTCGTCCACCCCGACCTGGCGCGACCCGGACGCGACGGTGCTGCAACTGCTGCCCGGCTCGCGGACCACCGTGCCCGACCTGCCGGCGTTCTCGTTCCTCGGGGTGCCGGGTGCCGACCTCTGGCAGCTCTCCCACATCCAGCAGCCGGGTCTGTTGTGGCCCGGCTGGTCGACGGAGGCGATCCCGGCCGGCTCCCTGGCGGGCGGGGTCAGCTGGGCGCTCACGGGGGCCGACGGACCGGGCGATTTCCTGCTCTACCAGCCCTCGGCGCAACTGGGCGCGGTCGACGTGCTGTTCTCCACCCGCGACGGCATCACGGCCGCCGACGGCTTCGCCATCCCGCAGGCGACCCACGCGCACGGCGCGTGGTCGTTCACCGCCGAGGGCGACTACTGCCTCGCCTTCCAGCGAGCCGCGACTCTGCCTTCCGGCGCCGTGGTGCGGGACGACTTCACCCTCGCCGTCGCCGTCGGCACGGCCGACGTCATGGGCCTCGACCCCGCGGATTGCGCCGATCGCGTCGGTGGCGATCCCGGATCGACTCCCCCGCCGCCCGCGCCGGGGCCCGCCCCGCAAACGCCGGACGCGACGGCTCCGGTGCGCGAGGTGCCCGCCGCACAGTGCACGGCGAGCGCCACGATCCTCTCCGCCGGTCACATCGACTACGCCTCCCGGATCGTCGACGGCGGGCTGCGCTCCCTCATCGGCGACGACACCTCGGGCACGAAGGTGTACCGCGATCCGGAGGGCGTCATCCTCTGGCTCAAACCGGATGCCCGACTCACCCTTCCCGGCGGTTACGGTGCCGTCGGACCGGCCGGATCCACCGTGTGGCAGGTACCCCAGTCGCAGAACCCGGCGCTCATCTGGCTCGGCTGGAACACCGAGTCGCTCAACTCCGGCAACGCCCGCGGCACCGTCTCGTGGTCGCTCGACCGCGTGCAGGGACCGGGCTCGGTCAAGGTGTACCTCACGGGCGCGTTCGGCGGTGTGCAGACGATGGTGTTCGACGGCGGCGGCCGCTACGAGATCCCGCTCGGCGTGCACGCGCACGCCAACTGGGCGTTCAGCACGGAGGGCGTCTACCGGCTCACGATGACGCAGGCGGTCACCCTGTCCGACGGGCGCCGCACGAGCGACACGAGTACCGTCACCGTCGCCGTCGGCGCCGTCGACCCCGCCTCGGCCGCCGCCGGCACCGCGTGCGGCGCCGTCTCCCGCCCGCTCTCCCTCCCCCACGAGAAGGCCGGCACGCTGCGGTCGGCGTCGCAGGTGTCGGCGGATGCGGCGAGCGCCGACGCCCGCCCGGTGCGCATCGAGCGCGAGGGCGACGACCCGGTCGCCGCCCCGTTCGCCGCGCTCACGAGCGGCGCCCCGGTGCCGCTGCTGCTGAGCGTGCTCGGCGCGCTGCTGCTCGCGGGCGCGGTGTTCACCGGTGCGCTCTGGTGGACCCGGTCGAGCGCGACCCGGTCGGGCGTGAGCCGACGGGCCGCGAGGTGA
- a CDS encoding anchored repeat ABC transporter, substrate-binding protein, with the protein MDPVERDPVGREPTGREVTRRIAVAAAGALLLAGCASPAALTPDDGRLQVVTTTGLLADLVRNVGGDLVRAVALVPDGADPHGYEPTLRDAADAAHADVAFSNYALQEPRGVIRTLEANLRPQATHVSLAEESAKYAAELIPLIENANLDTIWLGVRAQGAGAAYGADPSSEVLFTVTAVDGPGDVFAYLTGTFGDTDVYLDSSDGFDAAGGYLDDTMTLPLDAHTHLSWAFTEPGVYTLDAQARVQAGQSARPVPVDEARFVFAVGVDPARAQRPDAAVLDSGHADLTVDLDGGRLEVRYDAQGGTTRSATAADAHGHSHGGGMPFAPDEVVIAVPSRALDEVPDGRQFAFLGAPGSRLYQLPQAVLGRNVHGEIDPHLLQNVRNAMAYTQLIRDTLVDADPEHAREYRANADAYLAELTELDDDVRERLADIPEEHRDVVTTHAAFGYLADAYGLRVAGTVTPTPSVEASLADRRKLAETIRTLEVPAVFLEPHRAGRTSTLADIARGLGIAVCPLYGDTLDGTVGSYIELMRFNAESLHDCLTPVHSTSTDPEAR; encoded by the coding sequence GTGGACCCGGTCGAGCGCGACCCGGTCGGGCGTGAGCCGACGGGCCGCGAGGTGACCCGCCGGATCGCCGTCGCGGCGGCGGGTGCCCTGCTGCTCGCCGGCTGCGCGAGCCCGGCCGCCCTCACCCCCGACGACGGACGGCTGCAGGTGGTCACGACGACGGGACTGCTCGCCGACCTCGTGCGCAACGTCGGCGGCGACCTCGTGCGCGCCGTCGCGCTCGTGCCCGACGGCGCCGACCCCCACGGCTACGAGCCGACCCTGCGCGACGCGGCGGACGCGGCGCACGCCGACGTGGCGTTCAGCAACTACGCCCTGCAGGAGCCGCGGGGCGTCATCCGCACGCTCGAGGCGAATCTGCGACCGCAGGCGACGCACGTCTCGCTCGCGGAGGAGTCCGCGAAGTACGCGGCCGAGCTCATCCCCCTGATCGAGAACGCGAACCTCGACACGATCTGGCTCGGGGTGCGCGCCCAGGGTGCCGGCGCGGCCTACGGGGCCGACCCGTCGTCGGAGGTGCTGTTCACCGTCACCGCCGTCGACGGGCCGGGCGACGTGTTCGCCTACCTGACCGGCACGTTCGGCGACACCGACGTCTACCTCGACTCGAGCGACGGCTTCGACGCGGCGGGCGGCTACCTCGACGACACGATGACGCTGCCGCTCGACGCCCACACGCACCTCTCCTGGGCGTTCACCGAACCGGGCGTCTACACGCTCGACGCGCAGGCGCGCGTGCAGGCCGGGCAGAGCGCACGCCCGGTGCCGGTGGATGAGGCGCGCTTCGTCTTCGCCGTTGGCGTCGACCCGGCGCGCGCACAACGCCCCGACGCGGCCGTGCTCGACTCCGGCCACGCCGACCTCACCGTCGACCTCGACGGCGGACGTCTCGAGGTGCGCTACGACGCGCAGGGCGGCACGACGCGCAGCGCCACGGCGGCGGATGCGCACGGCCACAGCCACGGCGGGGGGATGCCCTTCGCGCCCGACGAGGTCGTCATCGCCGTGCCCTCCCGCGCCCTCGACGAGGTACCGGACGGCCGCCAGTTCGCCTTCCTGGGGGCGCCGGGGTCGCGGCTCTACCAGTTGCCGCAGGCGGTGCTGGGGCGCAACGTGCACGGCGAGATCGATCCGCACCTGCTGCAGAACGTGCGCAACGCGATGGCGTACACGCAGCTGATCCGCGACACCCTCGTCGACGCCGACCCCGAGCACGCGCGGGAGTACCGCGCGAACGCCGACGCGTACCTCGCCGAACTCACCGAGCTCGACGACGACGTGCGCGAGCGCCTCGCCGACATCCCCGAGGAGCACCGCGACGTGGTCACCACCCACGCCGCGTTCGGCTACCTCGCGGACGCGTACGGGTTGCGGGTCGCCGGCACCGTGACCCCGACCCCGTCCGTCGAGGCGTCGCTCGCCGACCGGCGCAAGCTCGCCGAGACGATCCGCACCCTCGAGGTGCCCGCGGTCTTCCTCGAACCGCACCGCGCCGGCCGCACCTCGACCCTCGCCGACATCGCCCGGGGACTCGGCATCGCCGTGTGCCCGCTCTACGGCGACACCCTCGACGGCACCGTCGGCTCCTACATCGAGCTCATGCGGTTCAACGCGGAGAGCCTGCACGACTGCCTCACCCCTGTTCACAGCACCAGCACCGACCCGGAAGCACGATGA
- a CDS encoding choice-of-anchor M domain-containing protein → MTRTRFLTRALPAAALLLAAASLLAPTAASATGTDLDQTLDENMAVVGGERVLDVGHVDMGPKFVDGEWRFLIHDDVAKADANATSVWRYPDETVLHVNDASQLTVPDDPAYAFLGAEPGSPVWVVPQTQNPDVVWLGWNTQDPEVMQSIDRGITLSLTGAEGPGTVTVYLQSGSFGEPQVLWDSRVTEPQAAWVDVNTHTHANWVFTQPGVYLLELTAEADLVDGSTVSDTQVVRFAVGSSTPPVDAFAATWGGTGAAAAADADPRAATEPAAVPAEAGSDPLVPILLGAIAVVALALVAGIVVAVVRGNRAKRAVLADRGEESAG, encoded by the coding sequence ATGACCCGCACCCGTTTCCTCACCCGCGCCCTGCCCGCCGCCGCCCTGCTGCTCGCCGCGGCGTCGCTGCTCGCGCCGACCGCCGCATCCGCGACCGGCACCGACCTCGATCAGACCCTCGACGAGAACATGGCGGTGGTGGGCGGCGAGCGCGTGCTCGACGTCGGCCACGTCGACATGGGCCCGAAGTTCGTCGACGGCGAGTGGAGGTTCCTCATCCACGACGACGTCGCCAAGGCCGATGCGAACGCGACGAGCGTGTGGCGCTACCCCGACGAGACGGTGCTGCACGTGAACGACGCATCGCAGCTCACGGTGCCCGACGACCCCGCCTACGCGTTCCTCGGCGCCGAACCGGGTTCGCCGGTGTGGGTGGTGCCGCAGACGCAGAACCCCGACGTCGTCTGGCTCGGCTGGAACACGCAGGACCCGGAGGTCATGCAGAGCATCGACCGCGGCATCACCCTGTCGCTCACCGGCGCGGAGGGACCGGGCACCGTGACGGTCTACCTGCAGTCCGGCTCGTTCGGCGAACCGCAGGTGCTGTGGGACTCGCGTGTGACCGAGCCGCAGGCGGCATGGGTCGACGTCAACACGCACACCCACGCCAACTGGGTGTTCACGCAGCCGGGCGTCTACCTGCTCGAGCTGACCGCCGAGGCGGACCTCGTCGACGGGTCCACCGTCTCCGACACGCAGGTCGTACGGTTCGCCGTCGGCTCGTCCACCCCGCCCGTCGACGCCTTCGCGGCGACGTGGGGCGGCACGGGCGCGGCGGCAGCGGCGGACGCCGACCCGCGGGCCGCGACCGAGCCCGCCGCGGTCCCGGCCGAGGCCGGCAGCGATCCGCTCGTGCCGATCCTGCTCGGGGCGATCGCGGTCGTCGCGCTCGCTCTCGTCGCGGGCATCGTCGTCGCCGTCGTGCGCGGCAACCGCGCCAAGCGCGCGGTGCTCGCGGACCGTGGTGAGGAGTCGGCCGGATGA
- a CDS encoding anchored repeat-type ABC transporter ATP-binding subunit codes for MTAALTVEATGVELGGRRVLHDVRLEVRRGELVGLIGPNGAGKTTLLRTILGLVPAASGSVRIDGDSSRAGSAAIGYVPQRHDIAWDFPISVAHTVLSGLTGRLGLRRRPGVAEWEAVADALDRVRMTDLADRPIGRLSGGQRQRVLVARALVLRPAVLLLDEPFTGLDMPTQDLLSALFVDLAREGRAVLMTTHDLPSALHSCDRIVLLNRTVIACGTPAQLAGDPAAWMAAFSVGRDSALLRILEAA; via the coding sequence ATGACCGCCGCGCTCACGGTCGAGGCGACCGGGGTCGAGCTCGGCGGCCGGCGGGTGCTGCACGACGTGCGGCTCGAGGTGCGCCGGGGCGAACTCGTCGGTCTCATCGGCCCGAACGGCGCCGGCAAGACCACCCTGCTGCGCACCATCCTCGGACTGGTGCCCGCCGCATCCGGCAGCGTGCGCATCGACGGCGACTCCAGCCGGGCCGGGAGCGCCGCGATCGGATACGTGCCACAGCGGCACGACATCGCCTGGGACTTCCCGATCTCGGTCGCCCACACCGTGCTCTCCGGGCTCACGGGTCGACTCGGACTGCGGCGCCGACCCGGCGTGGCCGAGTGGGAGGCGGTCGCGGACGCGCTCGACCGGGTGCGGATGACCGACCTCGCCGACCGCCCCATCGGTCGGCTCTCCGGGGGGCAGCGGCAGCGCGTGCTCGTCGCCCGGGCGCTCGTGCTGCGTCCCGCCGTGCTGCTGCTCGACGAGCCCTTCACGGGATTGGACATGCCCACGCAGGACCTGCTCTCCGCCCTCTTCGTCGACCTCGCCCGCGAAGGCCGGGCCGTGCTCATGACGACGCACGACCTGCCGTCGGCGCTGCACTCCTGCGACCGCATCGTGCTGCTCAACCGCACCGTCATCGCCTGCGGGACGCCCGCACAGCTCGCCGGCGATCCCGCCGCGTGGATGGCCGCCTTCAGCGTCGGCCGCGACTCCGCACTGCTGCGCATCCTCGAGGCGGCGTGA
- a CDS encoding anchored repeat-type ABC transporter permease subunit codes for MMSPLDFLSDLLDPDLAFLGKALAVAVMSSIVCGVVGTFVVLRGMAFIGDAVAHSVFPGLAIAFVVSGNLVLGGTIAGVLTAVLVAVFAQNRRVKEDSVIGVFFVGSFALGIVILAQAPGYAGSLQQFLFGSITGIPDSDLLVVGGMGLLVLLVLSAVHKELVAVSLDRESARAMGLPVFALDLVLYVLVTLAVVISVQTIGNILVLALLITPPATARLLTDRLGVMMLLSPVIGGLGALVGLYLSWAWEVPTGGTIVLVLTGGFLLAWFLAPRGLLGRRLARRRADAHTEDALAPGADDAPVPAEARA; via the coding sequence GTGATGAGTCCGCTCGACTTCCTCTCCGACCTCCTCGACCCCGACCTGGCGTTCCTCGGCAAGGCCCTCGCGGTCGCCGTCATGTCGTCGATCGTGTGCGGCGTGGTGGGCACCTTCGTGGTGCTGCGCGGCATGGCGTTCATCGGCGACGCCGTCGCGCACTCCGTCTTCCCCGGGCTCGCGATCGCGTTCGTCGTCTCGGGCAACCTCGTGCTCGGCGGCACGATCGCGGGGGTGCTCACGGCCGTGCTCGTCGCCGTGTTCGCGCAGAACCGTCGCGTGAAAGAGGACTCCGTCATCGGGGTGTTCTTCGTCGGCAGCTTCGCGCTCGGCATCGTGATCCTCGCGCAGGCGCCCGGGTACGCCGGCAGCCTGCAGCAGTTCCTGTTCGGGTCGATCACCGGCATCCCCGACAGCGACCTGCTCGTGGTGGGCGGCATGGGCCTGCTCGTGCTGCTCGTGCTCTCCGCCGTGCACAAGGAACTCGTCGCCGTGAGCCTCGACCGGGAGTCGGCGCGTGCGATGGGGCTGCCCGTGTTCGCGCTGGATCTGGTGCTCTACGTGCTCGTCACCCTCGCCGTGGTGATCAGCGTGCAGACGATCGGCAACATCCTCGTGCTGGCCCTGCTCATCACCCCTCCCGCGACCGCGCGGCTGCTCACCGACCGGCTCGGCGTCATGATGCTGCTCTCCCCCGTGATCGGCGGACTCGGCGCGCTCGTCGGTCTCTACCTCTCGTGGGCGTGGGAGGTGCCCACCGGCGGCACGATCGTGCTCGTGCTCACGGGCGGGTTCCTGCTCGCCTGGTTCCTCGCGCCGCGCGGCCTGCTCGGCAGGCGCCTCGCCCGGCGACGTGCGGATGCGCACACCGAGGACGCGCTCGCACCGGGAGCGGACGACGCCCCTGTGCCGGCGGAGGCGCGCGCATGA
- a CDS encoding lytic transglycosylase domain-containing protein: MNAGHRGRTGWLLPSATALLAALGAGALVAAALLPAPQQAAAPTPERSAPTDTAQPVPERRHDAQAATPVADLADPAWLARTSVATDIPPRALAAYAGAALDAEQTHPGCGLGWNTLAAIGLVESGHGTLGGGALDGDGVASPPVVGVPLDGRGVDAVADTDGGALDGDGTWDRAVGPMQFIPSTWASTARDGDRDGRTDIHDLDDAALTAAEHLCDVGGDLTEPSAWIAAIGAYNSSVDYNNRVAAAADDYAARASA; this comes from the coding sequence ATGAACGCCGGCCACCGCGGCCGCACGGGCTGGCTGCTGCCCTCCGCCACCGCGCTGCTCGCTGCCCTCGGCGCAGGTGCGCTCGTGGCCGCGGCTCTCCTCCCCGCCCCGCAGCAGGCGGCCGCGCCGACTCCCGAGCGGAGCGCCCCGACCGACACGGCGCAACCGGTGCCGGAACGGCGGCACGACGCGCAGGCGGCGACACCCGTCGCGGACCTCGCCGACCCGGCATGGCTGGCCCGCACCTCCGTCGCGACGGACATCCCGCCCCGCGCGCTCGCCGCCTACGCCGGCGCCGCGCTGGATGCCGAACAGACCCATCCCGGGTGCGGCCTCGGCTGGAACACCCTCGCCGCGATCGGCCTCGTCGAGTCGGGACACGGCACCCTCGGCGGCGGCGCCCTCGACGGCGACGGTGTCGCGTCGCCGCCCGTCGTCGGCGTTCCGCTCGACGGTCGCGGCGTCGACGCCGTGGCCGACACCGACGGCGGCGCGCTCGACGGCGACGGCACCTGGGATCGCGCCGTCGGACCGATGCAGTTCATCCCGTCGACCTGGGCGTCGACCGCCCGAGACGGGGACCGCGACGGCCGCACCGACATCCACGACCTCGACGACGCCGCCCTCACCGCTGCGGAGCACTTGTGCGACGTGGGCGGCGACCTCACCGAGCCGTCTGCGTGGATCGCGGCGATCGGCGCCTACAACTCCTCCGTTGACTACAACAACCGCGTCGCCGCCGCGGCCGACGACTACGCCGCGCGCGCCTCCGCCTGA